The Terracoccus luteus genome includes a region encoding these proteins:
- the sucB gene encoding 2-oxoglutarate dehydrogenase, E2 component, dihydrolipoamide succinyltransferase: MSERVTMPALGESVTEGTVTRWLKNVGDQVEVDEPLLEVSTDKVDTEIPSPVAGTLQEILAQEDDTVPVGADLAVIGDGAAPSGSGSDDAGQDAGGSASQDAQDEPKDDTPAEAPSTEAEPEVGTSEPETEQASPGPKPASGGADTGETVTMPALGESVTEGTVTRWLKSEGDDVEVDEPLLEVSTDKVDTEIPSPVAGTLTKILAQEDETVPVGGELAVIGGSQGDVEPAGNTPDEHVPAQQSPEAPEPAQSAPAPQQQEQASTPAAAQASAGTDAPAQAKPEEATDAATGQSQADAEGAGKPPAQPQGSSSDDSSATTSGSATSSSTASSNDSAAYVTPLVRKLATQHGIELSSVTGTGVGGRIRKQDVLDAAEAAKKASAPEPAQPTQPTASAPAPSSPAAPSSPASSGGGAPAAAESPKRGTREKMTRLRKVIAQRMVESLQVSAQLTTVVEVDLTKVARLRARAKSDFESREGVKLSFLPFLALAATEALKAHPNVNASVDGEEIVYHGSENLSIAVDTEKGLIVPVVKNAGDLNIAGLARAIADVAARTRSNKITPDDLAGGTFTITNTGSRGALFDTPIINQPQVAILGTGAIVKRPVVVADADGGETIAVRSMMYLALSYDHRIVDGADAARFLGTMKARLEEGRFEASLGL; this comes from the coding sequence ATGTCAGAACGCGTGACCATGCCGGCCCTGGGTGAGTCAGTCACCGAGGGGACCGTCACCCGCTGGCTGAAGAACGTCGGTGACCAGGTGGAGGTCGACGAGCCGCTGCTCGAGGTCTCGACGGACAAGGTCGACACCGAGATCCCGTCCCCCGTGGCGGGCACCCTTCAGGAGATCCTCGCCCAGGAGGACGACACCGTGCCCGTGGGCGCCGACCTCGCCGTCATCGGCGACGGTGCCGCCCCGTCGGGCAGCGGGTCCGACGACGCCGGGCAGGATGCCGGTGGGTCGGCCTCGCAGGACGCGCAGGACGAGCCCAAGGACGACACCCCCGCCGAGGCGCCCAGCACCGAGGCCGAGCCCGAGGTGGGCACGAGCGAGCCCGAGACCGAGCAGGCGAGCCCCGGCCCGAAGCCGGCCTCCGGCGGTGCCGACACCGGCGAGACGGTCACGATGCCTGCCCTCGGCGAGAGCGTCACGGAGGGCACCGTCACGCGGTGGCTCAAGAGCGAGGGCGACGACGTCGAGGTCGACGAGCCGCTGCTCGAGGTCTCGACCGACAAGGTCGACACCGAGATCCCCTCACCGGTCGCGGGCACGCTGACCAAGATCCTGGCCCAGGAGGACGAGACCGTCCCCGTCGGCGGCGAGCTCGCCGTCATCGGCGGCAGCCAGGGCGACGTCGAGCCGGCCGGCAACACGCCCGACGAGCACGTCCCCGCGCAGCAGTCGCCCGAGGCCCCGGAGCCTGCGCAGAGCGCCCCCGCCCCGCAGCAGCAGGAGCAGGCCTCGACGCCGGCGGCCGCCCAGGCCTCCGCCGGCACCGACGCGCCGGCCCAGGCGAAGCCCGAGGAGGCGACCGACGCCGCCACCGGTCAGTCACAGGCCGACGCCGAGGGGGCCGGCAAGCCCCCGGCCCAGCCGCAGGGCTCGAGCTCGGACGACTCGTCGGCGACGACGAGCGGCTCCGCCACCTCGTCCTCGACGGCGTCGAGCAACGACTCGGCGGCCTACGTCACGCCCCTCGTGCGCAAGCTGGCGACGCAGCACGGCATCGAGCTCTCGTCCGTGACGGGCACGGGCGTCGGCGGCCGCATCCGCAAGCAGGACGTCCTCGACGCCGCCGAGGCGGCCAAGAAGGCGTCCGCGCCGGAGCCGGCCCAGCCCACGCAGCCGACCGCGTCCGCTCCCGCACCGTCGTCGCCGGCCGCGCCGTCGTCCCCCGCCTCGTCGGGTGGCGGTGCCCCGGCCGCGGCGGAGTCGCCGAAGCGCGGCACCCGCGAGAAGATGACGCGCCTGCGCAAGGTCATCGCCCAGCGCATGGTCGAGTCGCTCCAGGTGTCGGCGCAGCTGACGACCGTCGTCGAGGTCGACCTCACCAAGGTGGCCCGCCTCCGCGCCCGCGCGAAGTCGGACTTCGAGTCGCGTGAGGGCGTCAAGCTCAGCTTCCTGCCCTTCCTCGCGCTCGCCGCGACGGAGGCCCTCAAGGCGCACCCCAACGTCAACGCGAGCGTCGACGGCGAGGAGATCGTCTACCACGGCTCGGAGAACCTCTCGATCGCGGTCGACACCGAGAAGGGGCTCATCGTCCCCGTGGTCAAGAACGCCGGTGACCTCAACATCGCCGGGCTGGCCCGCGCCATCGCCGACGTGGCGGCGCGCACGCGCAGCAACAAGATCACCCCCGACGACCTCGCGGGTGGCACCTTCACCATCACGAACACCGGCAGCCGCGGCGCCCTGTTCGACACGCCGATCATCAACCAGCCGCAGGTGGCCATCCTCGGCACCGGAGCCATCGTCAAGCGTCCGGTCGTCGTGGCCGACGCCGACGGCGGCGAGACGATCGCCGTGCGCTCGATGATGTACCTCGCGCTGTCGTACGACCACCGCATCGTCGACGGGGCGGATGCCGCCCGCTTCCTCGGGACGATGAAGGCCCGCCTCGAGGAGGGCCGCTTCGAGGCCTCGCTCGGTCTCTGA
- the lpdA gene encoding dihydrolipoyl dehydrogenase has protein sequence MSADAADDLDVVILGGGSGGYACALRAAELGLKVALVEKGRLGGTCLHVGCIPTKALLHAAEVADVARHGEQFGVRSTLEGVDMPRVNAYKDGVVARLYKGLQGLVKAAKIDYVEGEGRLDGPGAVVVGDRRLTARNVVLATGSQPRSLPGLDIGGRIMTSEQALAIDHVPDRVVVLGGGVIGVEFASVFASFGSAVTVVEALPRLVAAEDEALSKQLERAFRKRKITVRTGARFASATQDADTVTVTLESGDTLEAELLLVAVGRGPVTAGLGYEEAGVPLDRGFVPTDERLRTGVPGVYAVGDIVPGLQLAHRGFAQGIFVAEQIAGLEPTPIDETGIPRVTYCDPEVASVGLTEAQAREVHGDVQTYEYNLGGNGKSQILGTQGFVKVVRVADGPVVGVHMVGARMGEQIGEGQLIVNWEAFPEDVAALVHAHPTQNESLGEAHLALAGKPLHAHA, from the coding sequence ATGTCGGCCGATGCCGCAGACGATCTCGACGTCGTCATCCTCGGTGGCGGGTCCGGCGGGTACGCCTGCGCGTTGCGGGCGGCCGAGCTCGGGCTGAAGGTCGCGCTGGTCGAGAAGGGCCGCCTCGGCGGCACCTGCCTGCACGTCGGCTGCATCCCGACGAAGGCCCTGCTGCACGCGGCCGAGGTCGCCGACGTCGCCCGCCACGGCGAGCAGTTCGGGGTGCGCAGCACGCTCGAGGGCGTCGACATGCCCCGCGTGAACGCCTACAAGGACGGCGTCGTCGCCCGCCTCTACAAGGGGCTGCAGGGCCTGGTGAAGGCCGCGAAGATCGACTACGTCGAGGGTGAGGGGCGCCTCGACGGGCCCGGCGCCGTCGTCGTCGGCGACCGCCGCCTCACCGCCCGCAACGTCGTCCTCGCCACCGGCAGCCAGCCGCGCAGCCTCCCCGGGCTCGACATCGGCGGGCGCATCATGACGAGCGAGCAGGCGCTCGCCATCGACCACGTGCCCGACCGGGTCGTCGTACTCGGCGGCGGCGTCATCGGCGTCGAGTTCGCCTCCGTCTTCGCGAGCTTCGGCTCCGCGGTCACCGTCGTCGAGGCCCTGCCCCGGCTCGTGGCCGCCGAGGACGAGGCGCTGTCGAAGCAGCTCGAGCGTGCCTTCCGCAAGCGGAAGATCACCGTGCGCACCGGAGCCCGCTTCGCCTCGGCGACCCAGGACGCCGACACCGTCACCGTGACGCTCGAGTCGGGCGACACCCTCGAGGCCGAGCTGCTGCTCGTCGCCGTCGGCCGAGGACCGGTCACCGCCGGGCTCGGCTACGAGGAGGCGGGCGTCCCGCTCGACCGGGGCTTCGTGCCGACCGACGAGCGGCTGCGCACGGGCGTCCCCGGGGTCTACGCCGTCGGCGACATCGTGCCCGGGCTGCAGCTGGCCCACCGCGGCTTCGCGCAGGGCATCTTCGTGGCCGAGCAGATCGCGGGCCTCGAGCCGACCCCGATCGACGAGACCGGCATCCCGCGGGTGACGTACTGCGACCCGGAGGTGGCCAGCGTCGGCCTCACCGAGGCGCAGGCGCGCGAGGTGCACGGCGACGTGCAGACGTACGAGTACAACCTCGGCGGCAACGGCAAGTCACAGATCCTCGGCACGCAGGGCTTCGTCAAGGTCGTCCGCGTCGCAGACGGCCCCGTCGTCGGGGTGCACATGGTCGGGGCGCGCATGGGTGAGCAGATCGGCGAGGGCCAGCTCATCGTCAACTGGGAGGCCTTCCCCGAGGACGTCGCCGCCCTCGTGCACGCGCACCCCACGCAGAACGAGTCACTCGGAGAGGCGCACCTGGCCCTGGCCGGCAAGCCCCTCCACGCACACGCTTGA
- a CDS encoding DUF5302 domain-containing protein produces MTGNDAASGPSEEMKAKFRAALDKKHAHGGKDVSDDGDRSKVHGAHGPAKSQQMFRRKSGG; encoded by the coding sequence ATGACCGGCAACGACGCAGCATCCGGCCCGAGCGAGGAGATGAAGGCGAAGTTCCGCGCCGCGCTCGACAAGAAGCACGCGCACGGTGGTAAGGACGTCTCCGACGACGGCGACCGCTCGAAGGTGCACGGCGCCCACGGGCCCGCCAAGTCGCAGCAGATGTTCCGCCGCAAGAGCGGCGGCTGA
- a CDS encoding leucyl aminopeptidase — MVNLTLSTRSAADASGDALVVALVAAASRATAAKRDDAASADVATATLAPGHGLPRKAVSHLTSAIADLELKGSVGELTRLNAVPGVSSRLVLLAGIGEAPVEGGDLEDLRKGLGAAVRSLPRKKVTVVVPGSSTALAAATAEGVALGAYAPAKAGATSTDVVESVAIVGPGDAASRKAVKRAVALGEAVAYCRDLVNLPPNLLYPETFVDSLAERVKGTKVKLKSYDMKALRAGGFGGTVGVGQGSVNDPRIAVLSYSPSRPKAKIAFVGKGITFDSGGLCIKPATGMLTMKCDMAGAAAVAAAVLAVAELGLPVAVTGYLGLAENMPSASAQRPSDVVTMRGGTTVEVLNTDAEGRMVLGDCIALASEESPDAIVDVATLTGAQVIALANTAAVMANDDAFRERVVAASATVGEATWPMPLPKELRPSLESINADLAHKGGSEGGMLTAGIFLSEFVGEGIPWSHIDIAGPAFNDKGATGYWPKGGTGFGVRTLVGLAESYA; from the coding sequence GTGGTCAACCTGACCCTCTCGACCCGCTCGGCCGCCGACGCGTCGGGCGACGCCCTCGTCGTCGCCCTCGTCGCGGCCGCCTCGCGCGCCACGGCCGCCAAGCGCGACGACGCGGCGAGCGCCGACGTGGCCACGGCCACCCTCGCCCCCGGCCACGGCCTCCCCCGCAAGGCCGTCTCGCACCTCACGTCGGCCATCGCCGACCTCGAGCTCAAGGGCTCCGTCGGCGAGCTGACCCGGCTCAACGCCGTGCCCGGCGTCTCCAGCCGCCTCGTGCTGCTCGCCGGCATCGGCGAGGCCCCCGTCGAGGGCGGCGACCTCGAGGACCTCCGCAAGGGCCTGGGCGCCGCGGTGCGCTCGCTCCCCCGCAAGAAGGTCACCGTCGTCGTGCCCGGCTCGAGCACCGCGCTCGCCGCCGCCACGGCCGAAGGGGTCGCCCTCGGTGCCTACGCCCCCGCCAAGGCCGGTGCCACGAGCACTGACGTCGTGGAGTCGGTGGCGATCGTCGGACCCGGCGACGCGGCATCCCGCAAGGCCGTCAAGCGCGCCGTCGCGCTCGGCGAGGCGGTCGCCTACTGCCGCGACCTCGTCAACCTGCCGCCGAACCTGCTCTACCCCGAGACCTTCGTCGACTCGCTGGCCGAGCGGGTCAAGGGCACGAAGGTCAAGCTCAAGAGCTACGACATGAAGGCGCTGCGCGCGGGCGGCTTCGGCGGCACCGTGGGCGTCGGGCAGGGCTCGGTCAACGACCCCCGCATCGCCGTGCTCAGCTACTCCCCCTCGCGTCCGAAGGCGAAGATCGCGTTCGTCGGCAAGGGCATCACCTTCGACTCCGGTGGCCTGTGCATCAAGCCGGCCACCGGGATGCTGACGATGAAGTGCGACATGGCCGGGGCGGCCGCCGTCGCCGCGGCCGTGCTCGCGGTCGCCGAGCTGGGCCTGCCCGTCGCCGTGACCGGCTACCTCGGCCTCGCCGAGAACATGCCGAGCGCCTCGGCGCAGCGCCCGAGCGACGTCGTGACGATGCGCGGCGGCACGACCGTCGAGGTGCTCAACACCGACGCCGAGGGCCGCATGGTGCTCGGTGACTGCATCGCCCTCGCCTCGGAGGAGTCGCCAGACGCCATCGTCGACGTCGCCACCCTCACCGGCGCGCAGGTCATCGCCCTCGCCAACACCGCGGCGGTCATGGCCAACGACGACGCCTTCCGCGAGCGCGTCGTCGCCGCCTCGGCGACGGTCGGCGAGGCCACCTGGCCCATGCCGCTGCCGAAGGAGCTGCGCCCCAGCCTCGAGTCGATCAACGCCGACCTCGCCCACAAGGGCGGGTCCGAGGGCGGCATGCTCACCGCCGGCATCTTCCTGTCGGAGTTCGTCGGCGAGGGCATCCCGTGGAGCCACATCGACATCGCCGGGCCGGCCTTCAACGACAAGGGCGCCACCGGCTACTGGCCCAAGGGCGGCACCGGCTTCGGCGTGCGCACCCTCGTCGGCCTCGCCGAGTCGTACGCCTGA
- the gcvT gene encoding glycine cleavage system aminomethyltransferase GcvT has product MTSAPSSPLLSPLHDRHVALGAKMADFGGWEMPIEYPGGGVVAEHTAVRERVGIFDVSHLGKASVTGAGAAEFVNACLTNDLRRIAPGSAQYTLCCDESGGVVDDLIAYLRADDDVFLIPNAANTAEVVRRLKAAAPDGVEVTGRHQDFGVVAVQGPRSDEVLQALGLPTGHDYMSFVEADWQGAPVIVCRTGYTGERGYELVPRWDDAPALWDALVSAAADQGGIPCGLGARDTLRTEMGYPLHGQDLSLEISPVQARSGWAVGWKKDTFWGKEALVAEKAAPTRLMRGLLVTGRGIPRAHCGVTRDGATVGEVTSGTFSPTLRQGIALAMLAPEVADGETVEIDVRGRSLPATVVKPPFVQTQTRQA; this is encoded by the coding sequence ATGACCTCAGCGCCGTCGTCGCCCCTGCTGTCACCGCTGCACGACCGCCACGTCGCGCTCGGCGCGAAGATGGCCGACTTCGGCGGCTGGGAGATGCCGATCGAGTACCCCGGCGGTGGGGTCGTGGCCGAGCACACCGCGGTGCGCGAGCGCGTAGGCATCTTCGACGTCAGCCACCTCGGCAAGGCCTCCGTCACGGGTGCGGGCGCGGCCGAGTTCGTCAACGCCTGCCTCACCAACGACCTGCGGCGCATCGCCCCCGGCTCGGCCCAGTACACCCTCTGCTGCGACGAGAGCGGTGGCGTCGTCGACGACCTCATCGCCTACCTGCGGGCCGACGACGACGTCTTCCTCATCCCCAACGCCGCCAACACGGCCGAGGTCGTGCGCCGCCTGAAGGCCGCCGCGCCTGACGGGGTCGAGGTGACGGGCCGGCACCAGGACTTCGGCGTCGTCGCCGTGCAGGGCCCGCGCAGCGACGAGGTGCTGCAGGCGCTCGGGCTGCCCACCGGCCACGACTACATGTCGTTCGTCGAGGCCGACTGGCAGGGCGCCCCGGTCATCGTCTGCCGCACCGGGTACACCGGCGAGCGCGGCTACGAGCTCGTGCCGAGGTGGGACGACGCGCCCGCGCTCTGGGACGCCCTCGTGTCTGCGGCCGCCGACCAGGGCGGCATCCCGTGCGGTCTCGGCGCCCGCGACACCCTGCGCACCGAGATGGGCTACCCCCTGCACGGCCAGGACCTCTCGCTCGAGATCTCGCCGGTGCAGGCACGCAGCGGCTGGGCCGTCGGCTGGAAGAAGGACACCTTCTGGGGCAAGGAGGCCCTCGTCGCCGAGAAGGCCGCCCCGACCCGGCTCATGCGCGGCCTGCTCGTCACCGGTCGCGGCATCCCGCGCGCCCACTGCGGCGTCACCCGCGACGGCGCGACCGTGGGGGAGGTGACGTCGGGGACGTTCTCGCCGACGCTGCGCCAGGGCATCGCGCTCGCCATGCTCGCCCCCGAGGTCGCCGACGGCGAGACCGTCGAGATCGACGTGCGCGGACGCAGCCTGCCCGCCACGGTCGTCAAGCCGCCGTTCGTGCAGACGCAGACCCGCCAGGCCTGA
- a CDS encoding VOC family protein has protein sequence MGLQVTEIVVAARDPEAQARFWAGLLGWSVSRGGWSVAAVSAHGLDLPLHFEVREEPKRGLDRTHLDLTSRSPEHQRELVDRALAGGATHLDVGQGPDADHVVLADPEGNEFCVIESWNAFLAGTGAVGALAGSGSRATGVFWSGALGWPLVWDQDDETAVQHPDGGPKITWGGEPVAPKQGPNRLQLTLEVSPGGRLVDEVDRLLQLGGTRADDGPSGARGSGGAVPMCDPDGNELWLRPPHDD, from the coding sequence GTGGGTCTGCAGGTCACGGAGATCGTCGTCGCGGCACGCGACCCCGAGGCGCAGGCGCGTTTCTGGGCCGGGCTGCTGGGCTGGTCGGTGTCGCGGGGCGGCTGGAGTGTCGCGGCGGTGTCGGCCCACGGGCTCGACCTGCCGTTGCACTTCGAGGTGCGTGAGGAGCCGAAGCGCGGTCTCGACCGCACCCACCTCGACCTCACGAGCAGGTCGCCCGAGCACCAGCGCGAGCTCGTCGACCGTGCCCTCGCCGGCGGCGCGACCCACCTCGACGTGGGCCAGGGCCCCGACGCCGACCACGTCGTGCTCGCCGACCCGGAGGGCAACGAGTTCTGCGTCATCGAGTCGTGGAACGCCTTCCTCGCCGGGACCGGTGCGGTCGGCGCGTTGGCCGGCAGCGGGTCGCGCGCGACGGGCGTGTTCTGGAGCGGCGCCCTCGGCTGGCCGCTCGTGTGGGACCAGGACGACGAGACGGCGGTCCAGCACCCCGACGGCGGGCCGAAGATCACCTGGGGTGGCGAGCCGGTCGCGCCCAAGCAGGGGCCGAACCGGCTGCAGCTGACCCTCGAGGTGTCGCCCGGGGGCCGCCTCGTCGACGAGGTCGACCGGCTGCTGCAGCTCGGCGGCACCCGCGCGGACGACGGGCCGTCCGGGGCCCGCGGGTCGGGCGGAGCGGTGCCGATGTGCGACCCCGACGGCAACGAGCTCTGGCTGCGCCCGCCGCACGACGACTGA
- a CDS encoding adenosylcobinamide-GDP ribazoletransferase: MRDGWRLAWGTFTALRVPPPSAVDAGVAGRAMLLAPLTALPATLVWLALGVGARTAVVAPLVAAALALVATAALSRAMHLDGLADTADGLTSGYDRERALTVMRRGDTGPAGAAALVLTLLVQAAALAACLGTDAGVALALLALVVSRVAPAVLCRRGVPSARPAGLGATVSGSVPVGGLAGLLAVVTVIACTATTFGFGVGAAVAAVVVVATAVLVATVVARRAVTRFGGVTGDVIGAAIETAVAGALVVAATASALLAR, from the coding sequence ATGCGTGACGGCTGGCGCCTCGCCTGGGGCACCTTCACCGCGCTGCGCGTGCCGCCGCCGAGCGCGGTCGACGCCGGCGTGGCCGGTCGGGCCATGCTGCTCGCCCCGCTGACGGCACTACCGGCGACGCTGGTGTGGCTGGCCCTCGGTGTCGGGGCCCGCACGGCCGTCGTCGCCCCCCTCGTCGCCGCCGCCCTCGCGCTCGTGGCGACCGCCGCGCTGTCGCGGGCCATGCACCTCGACGGACTCGCCGACACCGCGGACGGGCTCACCAGCGGCTACGACCGCGAGCGGGCCCTGACCGTCATGCGACGAGGGGACACGGGCCCGGCCGGGGCGGCCGCGCTCGTGCTGACCCTGCTCGTGCAGGCCGCGGCCCTGGCCGCCTGCCTCGGTACGGACGCCGGCGTCGCCCTGGCGCTGCTCGCGCTCGTGGTCAGCCGGGTCGCGCCCGCGGTGCTCTGCCGCCGGGGCGTGCCGTCGGCGCGCCCGGCCGGGCTGGGGGCGACCGTCTCCGGCTCGGTACCCGTCGGCGGGCTCGCCGGTCTGCTGGCCGTCGTCACCGTGATCGCCTGCACGGCCACGACGTTCGGGTTCGGCGTCGGGGCAGCGGTCGCGGCGGTCGTCGTCGTGGCCACCGCGGTGCTCGTGGCGACGGTCGTCGCCCGCCGGGCCGTCACACGGTTCGGCGGAGTCACCGGCGACGTCATCGGCGCGGCGATCGAGACGGCCGTCGCGGGCGCGCTCGTCGTGGCGGCGACGGCATCCGCGCTGCTCGCCCGCTGA
- a CDS encoding bifunctional adenosylcobinamide kinase/adenosylcobinamide-phosphate guanylyltransferase: MSVTLVTGPVRSGKSRHAEQLLADQAVVTYLATGRRADDGDPEWAERVHSHRRRRPEAWGVVETVDVEPVLRSADAPVLLDCLGTWLTGVVDEAGWDDLDAARAALRERVAGLLGALRAAPVHVVVVTNEVGWSLVPTTASGRLFQDELGRLNAAVSGLANRVHLVVAGRVLDLTAAPLVPDHLPPRTLDA; encoded by the coding sequence GTGAGCGTCACCCTCGTCACCGGGCCGGTGCGCAGCGGGAAGAGCCGGCACGCGGAGCAGCTGCTCGCCGACCAGGCGGTCGTGACCTACCTCGCCACCGGCCGACGCGCCGACGACGGCGACCCCGAGTGGGCCGAACGGGTTCACTCCCACCGACGACGACGACCCGAGGCGTGGGGGGTCGTCGAGACGGTCGACGTCGAGCCGGTGCTGCGCTCGGCCGACGCGCCCGTGCTGCTCGACTGCCTCGGCACGTGGCTGACGGGTGTCGTCGACGAGGCGGGGTGGGACGACCTGGACGCCGCCCGCGCGGCCCTGCGGGAGCGGGTCGCCGGTCTGCTCGGCGCCCTGCGTGCCGCTCCGGTGCACGTGGTCGTCGTGACGAACGAGGTCGGGTGGTCGCTCGTGCCGACGACGGCATCCGGCCGGCTGTTCCAGGACGAGCTGGGCCGGCTCAACGCCGCCGTCTCGGGCCTCGCGAACCGGGTGCACCTCGTCGTGGCGGGGCGGGTGCTCGACCTCACGGCCGCGCCGCTCGTGCCCGACCACCTCCCCCCGCGCACCCTCGATGCGTGA
- a CDS encoding ECF transporter S component, producing MSADTGARATVTTAAPTSPVRTVRPRVIGLSWPAVAALALVGLVGAVAFAWPFLASADFVRAHGNDAPWLFAVLLGLLTLVCLAEVSSGRLDAKTIAVLGVAAAAGGAMRLLSAGTAGLEPMFFVVVVAGRVLGPGVGLVSGALAVTTGALLTGGVGPWLPFQMLCAGAIGLGAGLLPVRPAARAERWVLAAYALLTGLLYGAVMNLWFWPFLGAGTAPGLAFVPGAPLTENLSHYGLFYLATSLGWDLPRGVLNAVLVVVAGPALLRVFRRAARRAAFGAPVTFESRADAVDRDVPDVPDVPDVRDAGPRP from the coding sequence GTGAGCGCCGACACGGGCGCCCGCGCCACGGTCACGACGGCCGCGCCGACGTCGCCGGTGCGGACGGTGCGCCCCCGGGTCATCGGGCTGTCGTGGCCCGCCGTCGCGGCCCTCGCGCTCGTCGGGCTCGTCGGGGCCGTGGCCTTCGCGTGGCCGTTCCTCGCCTCGGCCGACTTCGTGCGGGCGCACGGCAACGACGCGCCGTGGCTCTTCGCCGTGCTGCTCGGCCTGCTCACGCTCGTGTGCCTCGCTGAGGTGTCGTCGGGGCGCCTCGACGCCAAGACCATCGCCGTCCTCGGGGTCGCGGCGGCCGCGGGCGGGGCCATGCGCCTGCTCAGCGCCGGCACCGCGGGCCTCGAACCGATGTTCTTCGTCGTCGTCGTGGCCGGGCGCGTGCTCGGGCCGGGCGTCGGGCTCGTCTCGGGCGCGCTCGCGGTGACGACCGGCGCCCTGCTCACCGGCGGCGTCGGCCCGTGGCTGCCGTTCCAGATGCTCTGCGCCGGGGCCATCGGCCTCGGCGCCGGCCTGCTGCCGGTGCGGCCCGCGGCGCGCGCCGAGCGGTGGGTGCTCGCCGCCTACGCCCTGCTCACCGGGTTGCTCTACGGCGCGGTGATGAACCTGTGGTTCTGGCCGTTCCTCGGGGCCGGCACCGCGCCCGGGCTCGCCTTCGTCCCGGGGGCCCCGCTGACCGAGAACCTCTCGCACTACGGCCTGTTCTACCTCGCCACCTCCCTCGGCTGGGACCTCCCCCGCGGCGTGCTCAACGCCGTGCTCGTCGTCGTCGCCGGGCCTGCCCTGCTCCGGGTCTTCCGCCGGGCCGCGCGGCGCGCCGCCTTCGGTGCCCCCGTGACCTTCGAGTCGCGGGCGGATGCCGTCGACCGCGACGTCCCCGACGTCCCCGACGTCCCTGACGTCCGCGACGCCGGGCCGAGGCCGTGA